From a single Schistocerca gregaria isolate iqSchGreg1 unplaced genomic scaffold, iqSchGreg1.2 ptg000668l, whole genome shotgun sequence genomic region:
- the LOC126318465 gene encoding uncharacterized protein LOC126318465, translating into MWSKPSNHFDLRLEEQELFHGIQNIKLRGIWDPRRACNIINVEQDANMRQIFTSVNDRIFLKYRFILSRELNICPSVRIYVDNGMPLIDQPQIEFIHNRMLRSSSLFLSYCGLTMMHMRPIYSDQRIWVSGLISYIFEKEALRPLQSSCTLRYHPRNLSNALCVMSFDCHRIVDSYNILRNGILTLTYLTKNKNLTLGVSASCLTTYKPFSKWVGASRLSIGGLWTLSDRNVTVRASAQISPGNPIANHRIRLLTAYLIPDVGASLYAYAKYGSKYSSPKFGIGIRWEGDNALHV; encoded by the exons ATGTGGTCAAAACCGTCTAACCATTTTGATTTAAGACTTGAGGAGCAAG AGCTATTCCACGGCATTCAAAACATCAAGCTACGAGGAATATGGGATCCAAGAAGAGCATGCAACATCATCAACGTCGAGCAGGATGCGAACATGAGGCAAATATTCACCTCTGTCAATGACCG CATTTTTTTGAAGTATCGATTCATTCTATCTCGAGAATTGAACATCTGTCCGAGCGTCAGAATATACGTGGATAATGGGATGCCTCTGATAGATCAGCCACAAATTGAATTTATACACAATCGTATGCTTCGAAGTTCTTCTCTTTTCCTAAGTTATTGTGGCCTTACAATGATGCATATGCGCCCGATATATTCTGATCAGAGAATATGGGTATCTGGTCTTATTAGCTATATATTTGAAAAGGAGGCATTGCGACCACTGCAGTCATCGTGCACCCTTAGATACCACCCAAGAAATCTCTCAAATGCTTTGTGTGTTATGTCATTTGACTGTCATCGAATTGTGGATTCGTACAACATTCTCCGTAATGGCATCCTTACTTTGACATACCTGACCAAAAATAAGAATCTGACGTTAGGAGTTTCGGCCTCGTGTTTGACGACGTATAAGCCTTTTTCGAAGTGGGTCGGTGCTTCAAGGCTTTCGATCGGCGGTTTGTGGACATTATCAGATCGAAACGTGACCGTCAGGGCATCTGCGCAGATAAGTCCAGGAAATCCAATAGCTAATCACAGGATAAGGTTGCTTACCGCATATCTCATTCCGGACGTAGGGGCGAGTTTGTACGCGTACGCGAAGTATGGATCGAAATATTCGTCGCCTAAGTTTGGAATAGGGATTCGATGGGAGGGAGATAATGCTCTTCACGTTTAG
- the LOC126318466 gene encoding cyclin-C-like, translating to MASNFWTSTQYRLTQEYNAVKEGPIIDDPHEKEKTIITSEERKKLLIFYVDYIKELAKRTNLRQRVSATAGVYFHRFYRRRSFCDIEPFLLAGTALYLASKVEESPLRLSLLIEKMHTYANHFMYTYTQSDITNCEFYLLEALNCKLIVFHPYRGLIAYAKDAKLSSDDIECAWHLANDSYNTDLLLRYPPYKIALTCIFIASVVRKIDNIHSWFCQLSDQDLQSICQISADLQKNIDKCRSNRVRIGPSSTIQSKKVEIQLYMIYT from the exons ATGGCGTCCAATTTTTGGACATCTACGCAATA CCGTCTCACACAAGAGTACAATGCTGTAAAAGAGGGCCCTATCATAGACGACCCACACGAAAAAGAGAAGACAATCATTACAAGCGAAGAGCGAAAAAAACTGTTGATTTTTTACGTGGATTATATCAAGGAGTTGGCTAAAAGAACCAATTTGCGTCAACGTGTGAGCGCTActgcaggagtgtattttcacagaTTTTATAGAAGGCGAAGTTTTTGTGATATAGAACCTTTTCTGCTTGCAGGAACAGCTTTGTATCTAGCGAGTAAAGTAGAAGAATCACCTTTGAGATTGTCTTTACTCATTGAAAAAATGCACACTTATGCCA ATCATTTTATGTACACGTATACTCAGTCAGACATAACCAACTGCGAGTTTTACCTCCTCGAGGCACTCAATTGTAAgctcattgtgtttcatccataccGCGGTCTCATAGCGTACGCCAAAGATGCAAAGCTTTCGAGTGATGACATCGAATGCGCCTGGCACCTTGCAAATGATTCCTATAACACAGACTTATTATTGCGTTATCCTCCATACAAAATTGCCTTAACCTGTATATTCATTGCGAGCGTGGTGAGAAAAATTGACAATATTCACTCATGGTTCTGCCAATTAAGTGACCAAGATTTGCAGTCAATTTGTCAAATTTCGGCTGACCTGCAAA AAAATATCGATAAGTGTAGATCGAATAGGGTTCGGATAGGTCCCTCATCAACGATACAATCCAAGAAAGTTGAGATTCAGTTGTATATGATATATACTTGA
- the LOC126318467 gene encoding mitotic spindle assembly checkpoint protein MAD2A-like, whose product MATVTQSNITLRGSTKIVVEFFDYAINSILYQRGIYPPEDFEQKKKYGISIMVAKDAGLRDYMNQILSQLTSWLMTGDIQKLVVVIADNQTKETKERWNFDIQTDMEMAMTGSDKPQSEIVAEIRTIIRQITSSVTYLPLLENPCTFDLLVYTSKKTDIPETWEESEPKYIVNSDQVKLYSFNTKIHQVDSLVSFKSNLVAE is encoded by the exons ATG GCGACAGTCACTCAAAGTAACATCACTCTCAgaggttcgacaaaaattgtcgtcGAGTTTTTTG ACTACGCGATAAATAGTATCCTTTATCAACGTGGTATCTACCCACCGGAAgactttgaacaaaaaaaaaaatatggcattTCGATCATGGTTGCCAAAGACGCTGGTCTTCGGGATTACATGAACCAGATACTCAGTCAGTTGACCA GTTGGCTGATGACCGGCGATATCCAGAAACTAGTGGTCGTGATTGCCGACAATCAAACAAAAGAAACAAAGGAGAGGTGGAACTTTGATATCCAAACGGATATGGAGATGGCGATGACAGGTTCGGACAAGCCGCAGAGTGAAATTGTAGCAGAGATTCGTACAATTATTCGGCAGATTACATCAAGTGTGACTTATTTGCCACTGCTCGAAAATCCATGCACCTTTGATCTTCTAGTATATACGAGCAAGAAAACTGACATACCTGAGACATGGGAAGAAAGTGAGCCAAAATACATCGTGAATTCGGACCAGGTCAAGTTGTATTCGTTCAATACAAAAATTCATCAAGTAGACTCGTTGGTTTCTTTCAAGTCGAATCTAGTAGCTGAATAG
- the LOC126318426 gene encoding tRNA (adenine(58)-N(1))-methyltransferase non-catalytic subunit TRM6-like, translating to MSALEVLKTDELRGTSRPSGQDNKDLCDRNDAQKLSEVEILELKQSGKSGELIKALINNSATFNQRTEFSQAKYLRKKSEKHQVIVQLLRPTSFLICRTYFNKKPQKILNIREDTLAHIMQLGNLNSGIRVTLIDGCAGLILGSIVSRLGGHGRVFHLYRGETSHPDILLRWNFPPAHLSVVKAIPLPYFLGQLMEEEYLEKGTRSLADACVHETHPRRKKPQESSEIPSNTAEGSAGITEQANMMKKERRKALWTEFVESTEELKTKKTDSLIIVGPTCPESAIELLWDTLNVGGYFVIYSEYIQALIECYLKLHQNGDVVNLKLSETLYRHYQVLPRSTHPKNHASATGGYLLSGIKVQQPETKKL from the coding sequence ATGTCGGCTCTAGAAGTGTTGAAGACAGACGAGCTACGAGGCACTTCTCGTCCTTCGGGTCAAGATAACAAAGATCTGTGCGATAGAAATGATGCTCAAAAATTGAGCGAAGTCGAAATTTTGGAACTGaagcaaagcggaaaaagtggagaGCTTATTAAAGCCCTAATTAATAATTCTGCGACCTTCAACCAACGAACTGAGTTTTCTCAGGCGAAATATCTGCGAAAAAAATCGGAAAAACATCAAGTGATTGTTCAGCTGCTTCGCCCAACCAGTTTCTTGATATGCAGGACATATTTCAATAAAAAGCCTCAGAAAATTTTGAACATCAGAGAGGACACACTCGCGCATATCATGCAACTTGGGAACTTGAATTCTGGAATTCGAGTAACGCTGATAGACGGCTGTGCCGGTCTGATTCTAGGATCTATAGTAAGTCGTTTGGGAGGCCATGGAAGGGTTTTTCACTTGTACCGAGGAGAGACGTCTCATCCAGACATACTTCTGCGTTGGAACTTCCCACCTGCCCACCTATCCGTAGTCAAAGCAATACCTCTCCCCTACTTCCTGGGCCAACTGATGGAAGAAGAATATCTTGAAAAGGGCACCAGGTCTCTCGCAGACGCCTGCGTACACGAGACGCACCCGAGAAGGAAAAAACCTCAAGAATCCTCTGAAATCCCTTCGAATACCGCTGAGGGATCAGCGGGGATAACGGAACAAGCAAATATGATGAAAAAGGAAAGGCGAAAAGCGCTCTGGACGGAATTTGTCGAATCAACCGaagaattgaaaacaaaaaaaacggACAGTTTGATTATCGTCGGTCCAACTTGTCCAGAATCAGCCATTGAATTGCTATGGGATACTCTGAATGTCGGGGGATATTTCGTTATATATAGCGAATATATCCAAGCGCTTATAGAATGCTATCTCAAGTTACACCAAAATGGAGATGTTGTCAATTTAAAACTGAGCGAAACATTGTACCGACATTATCAAGTTTTGCCAAGATCCACCCATCCGAAAAACCATGCATCAGCTACAGGAGGATATCTGCTTTCTGGAATAAAGGTCCAACAGCCCGAGACAAAGAAACTTTAA
- the LOC126318427 gene encoding uncharacterized protein LOC126318427, translated as MATNGVDFSRLANVPQWKHPFYVVSFTAKDISPSLRRLLKARIQSYLLLGGKDPLTTINGKEKDSVRPGESTAETSKHEDDNVAPSSKVNEENAYNTLSENIELETQMATLAKIEKRIKEIEVQIELLDGEKHSLFSELKKTQDIDRTKETNLAETKRSLNTRTIHNSPPNSNAETTVDSTVDESRNLTKNHQNSVQTSRGSSSLPGANYQPSPYSKTELKTFIDRSNHSIENFRTSSPFPRKRSYSSFHSDSSDFRSGYSHGPPSGGKAKNSISPNHSRSRQHTQRFANDRIPSSDSRDSNDHKLSGIKKEIH; from the exons ATGGCGACTAATGGCGTGGATTTTTCTAGACTGGCCAACGTCCCACAATGGAAGCACCCGTTTTATGTCGTTTCTTTTACCGCCAAGGATATATCTCCTTCCCTCCGAAGACTCCTCAAAGCGCGGATTCAGAGTTATCTCCTGCTGGGAGGAAAAGACCCATTGACGACTATCAACGGCAAGGAAAAAGACAGTGTTCGACCTGGAGAAAGTACGGCAGAGACTTCCAAGCATGAAGACGACAACGTGGCTCCTTCATCTAAGGTCAATGAGGAAAACGCCTACAACACACTTTCAGAAA atattgaGTTAGAGACTCAGATGGCCACACTGGCTAAAATAGAAAAGAGGATTAAAGAAATAGAAGTACAAATCGAACTTTTGGATGGTGAAAAGCATTCActgttttcagaacttaaaaaaACCCAAGATATAGACAGAACCAAAGAAACTAATCTGGCTGAGACAAAACGCTCTCTCAATACACGAACAATACATAATTCACCGCCCAACTCCAACGCAGAAACAACAGTTGATTCAACTGTAGACGAATCTAGAAACTTAACGAAAAATCATCAAAATTCTGTCCAGACGTCTCGTGGGTCATCCTCACTCCCTGGCGCTAATTATCAGCCTTCTCCCTATTCAAAAACCGAATTGAAAACCTTTATCGACCGTTCGAATCATTCAATAGAAAATTTTCGTACATCTTCTCCCTTCCCCCGAAAAAGGAGTTACAGTTCCTTCCATAGTGACTCATCAGATTTCCGAAGCGGTTACAGTCATGGTCCTCCGAGTGGGGGGAAGGCAAAAAACAGCATCTCTCCTAATCATTCTCGCAGTCGTCAACACACTCAACGCTTTGCCAACGACCGTATCCCATCATCTGACAGCAGAGACTCGAACGACCATAAACTTAgtggaataaaaaaagaaatacattaa
- the LOC126318428 gene encoding citrate synthase-like, which translates to MSSESISVSCPSTNSKINIPVYRNFISASELKKLKLKDGSGLGSYDPGYVNTACCTSAISHIDGEKGKLTYRGYAIEELVEKSTFVEVSYLLIYGKLPEKMQLELWMKGLAKHSFIHNNLGTLMSQFRHNAHPCGMLISSMAALGTFYPEANPALEGLDLFTSSSKARDRQILRILGKVPTIAAQAYRHRIGRPYNMPMKHNSLHPLNYTENFFYMLDHLTENHYQPHPTLVKALDKIWIIHAEHGLNCSTATLRQLTSTGVDPYSAVAGSAVALYGSLHGGANEAVLRMLESIKSIENIPKFIQNVKEKKAKIFGFGHRVYKTYDPRANILKKVAYEVFEVTGTSPLLKLALELERLALSDDYFIERHLYPNVDFYSGLIYSAMQLPTDMFPVMFTIARTAGWLAHWVECLNDKESKIYRPRQIYVGERNLKYIPLADRQPSEGTLKAIESGFERRRDLGISWIDPRLIAKL; encoded by the exons ATGAG CAGCGAGAGTATCTCGGTATCATGTccttccacaaatagcaaaataaaTATACCTGTATACAGGAACTTCATTTCAGCGTCTGAACTGAAGAAATTAAAGCTCAAAGATGGGAGTGGCCTAGG TTCATATGATCCTGGATATGTCAATACGGCCTGTTGCACGTCGGCCATAAGTCATATTGATGGAGAGAAGGGAAAATTGACATATCGTGGATACGCAATTGAAGAACTCGTAGAAAAATCAACATTCGTTGAAGTCTCCTATCTTTTGATTTACGGTAAACTGCCAGAAAAGATGCAactagaactatggatgaagggactCGCCAAACATTCATTTATTCACAACAATTTGGGAACTTTGATGAGTCAATTTCGCCACAATGCACATCCGTGCGGCATGCTAA TTTCTAGCATGGCGGCATTAGGTACGTTTTACCCAGAAGCCAATCCAGCACTAGAAGGCTTGGATCTGTTTACTAGTTCCAGTAAAGCTAGAGACCGTCAAATTTTGCGTATTTTGGGCAAGGTTCCTACAATTGCTGCGCAAGCGTATCGCCACCGTATAGGTCGTCCCTATAACATGCCTATGAAACATAATTCTCTGCATCCATTAAACTACACGGAAAACTTTTTTTATATGCTAGATCATCTTACAGAGAACCATTATCAGCCCCATCCTACGCTTGTCAAAGCCCTGGATAAAATCTGGATTATCCATGCTGAGCATGGACTAAACTGTTCTACGGCCACGCTTCGCCAGCTTACTTCGACAGGTGTCGACCCCTACTCTGCTGTTGCTGGATCTGCTGTCGCCCTATATGGAAGTCTTCACGGTGGCGCTAACGAGGCAGTTCTAAGGATGCTGGAGTCTATCAAGTCAATTGAGAACATTCCAAAGTTTATacaaaatgtcaaagaaaaaaaagCCAAAATATTCGGTTTCGGGCATCGTGTCTACAAAACATATGATCCACGTGCAAATATCCTTAAGAAAGTCGCATATGAAGTCTTTGAAGTAACGGGAACGTCTCCTTTGCTCAAACTTGCATTGGAGCTAGAGAGGCTGGCTCTTAGCGACGACTATTTTATCGAGCGACATCTCTATCCAAATGTTGACTTTTACTCTGGGCTGATTTATTCAGCGATGCAACTCCCCACAGACATGTTTCCAGTGATGTTTACAATCGCCAGAACAGCGGGCTGGCTTGCCCACTGGGTAGAATGCCTAAATGACAAGGAGTCTAAAATTTATCGGCCGCGGCAAATATACGTAGGTGAAAGGAATCTAAAGTACATTCCCTTGGCTGACAGGCAGCCATCTGAAGGTACATTGAAGGCTATTGAATCCGGATTTGAAAGAAGGCGAGACCTGGGAATCAGTTGGATTGATCCCAGACTTATTGCCAAACTTTAG